A single Anopheles maculipalpis chromosome 3RL, idAnoMacuDA_375_x, whole genome shotgun sequence DNA region contains:
- the LOC126560940 gene encoding serine protease 27-like codes for MTSSGNGDHSTTWKWRRSGDSGKWRVASELKLCNAQGHCAEGLCATELVVDDATNRCGACGAGHLSGESEEREQKGLKRLPNHCTTQIGGGYFFTLPVKQQPGLATDGQRYGSVSSCETPEGYWFRYEKIDKRKQSKKRIDINFMAKFDASALGNMCHRPKIKLCTVNTLESRPDRAAQVVLLANGTDPVTKEEYTLYNCSESASNLGERIVGGRNALPGEAPFHISLRNRYHEHRHGFGRGLFCGGSLISAQRVLTAAHCFTTKASNMVVVAGILNRFDRSARMQQRQVFRYLAHPGWSRKSMYADIGLVSLLVPFSISDPPSNLLPIALTNHGPREGERCTIYGWGQTREGRKQFQPVCLQKAEVTVLDLDRCKRSLRPVLSVPDGTFCAGSFAGEVDACQGDSGGPLVCDGTLYGVVSFGWGCGRSHFPGVYTDVFVHRRWIEASLDTDPSTWSNGGGEVLGRGRRTVLGVIIMFSTVLLS; via the exons CAACCTGGAAGTGGAGACGGAGTGGGGATTCCGGTAAGTGGCGAGTTGCGTCCGAATTGAAGTTGTGCAACGCACAAGGACACTGTGCCGAAGGGCTTTGTGCAACCGAGCTGGTTGTTGATGATGCCACAAATAGATGCGGTGCGTGTGGTGCTGGGCACCTATCAGGAGAATCCGAAGAACGGGAGCAAAAAGGCTTGAAAAGGCTTCCAAATCACTGCACCACACAGATAGGCGGCGGCTATTTCTTTACCTTGCCAGTGAAACAGCAACCGGGTCTAGCAACAGATGGACAACGATATGGCAGCGTGTCCTCGTGCGAAACACCCGAGGGATATTGGTTTCGGTACGAAAAGATTGATAAACGGAAACAATCTAAAAAGCGGATTGATATCAACTTTATGGCAAAGTTTGATGCTTCTGCGCTGGGGAACATGTGTCACCGGCCGAAGATAAAGCTGTGCACGGTAAATACTCTCGAGAGTCGTCCAGACCGTGCGGCGCAAGTTGTATTGTTAGCGAACGGAACCGATCCGGTGACGAAAGAAG AGTACACGCTTTACAACTGTAGCGAGAGCGCATCGAACCTTGGAGAACGTATCGTAGGTGGAAGAAATGCACTCCCCGGCGAGGCTCCTTTTCACATTTCGTTAAGAAATCGGTACCATGAGCATCGGCACGGCTTTGGCCGTGGATTGTTTTGCGGTGGTTCACTGATTAGTGCACAGCGCGTACTGACCGCAGCTCACTGTTTCACGACGAAAGCGTCCAACATGGTCGTAGTGGCCGGCATATTGaatcgattcgatcgatccGCACGTATGCAGCAACGCCAAGTGTTCCGATACCTTGCCCATCCGGGCTGGAGTCGAAAGAGTATGTACGCCGACATTGGACTCGTATCGTTGCTGGTGCCGTTCAGTATCAGTGATCCTCCCAGCAATTTACTACCGATTGCGCTGACTAACCACGGACCAAGGGAAGGTGAACGGTGCACCATCTATGGCTGGGGTCAAACACGAGAAGGTCGCAAACAGTTCCAGCCCGTGTGTCTTCAGAAAGCTGAAGTAACTGTGCTGGATCTGGACCGTTGCAAACGTTCCCTGCGACCGGTTCTAAGCGTCCCGGACGGTACGTTTTGTGCCGGTAGCTTTGCCGGTGAAGTGGACGCGTGTCAGGGTGACTCCGGAGGGCCGCTGGTTTGCGACGGTACACTTTATGGTGTCGTTAGTTTCGGTTGGGGCTGTGGGAGGTCTCATTTTCCCGGCGTGTATACCGACGTGTTCGTGCATCGCCGTTGGATTGAAGCATCGCTGGACACCGATCCGAGCACGTGGAGTAACGGAGGAGGAGAAGTTCTCGGTCGGGGACGGCGTACTGTTCTGGGTGTAATAATAATGTTTAGCACCGTGCTGCTGTCGTAA